The DNA window CATAGTCGCTGACGGCGTGTTCGACGATGTTGTATTCGCTCTTCACGACATGCAAGGCGACGAAGAGCGCAAGGCGCACCACACCGAAGACGAGTGCGACTGTGGCGAACACGGTGGTCATGGTGGTTCCTTCGTTCACGGAGGCGGTAGTTTGGCCGAATCGTCCGGTTTGCAGGGCATTTGACGCTTCGGTCGGTGTGCAGCACTCGAAACATACGGCATCCGTGGACTTCCGGGGAGATCGCTCAGTGAGTGATGGTGCGCGAAAAGAGCTCGAGCCTCGTTTGCCCGGTGCGCCACCTGGGTAAGTGCAGGTCTACACGGGTCACCTGGATGTAGCGCGCGGTTGCCGAAAGATCTGAGCGAGTCGTGGCGGCACGAGATCGACCCAGAGGACAGTGAGGCCAATCCATGACGAACGACATCGAAAAGCGGTGGCATGATCCCGATGCCTTCCGAAACGCCGCGCGATACACCGTCGGAGTGATTGTCGCGGCCGTGGCGATACTGGTGGCATGCATCATGTGGGCGGCGTGGGGTACGAATGCGGGCGCATGCGATGACGCGGCATTTGTGGCATGCGCAGATCCTGAGCGAACAATTCTCGTCACCATTCCTCCGGCGCTCCTGCTTGCAGGCGGGATCGGCGCGTTCGTACAGACCTATCGGGTGTGGCGCAAGGGCGGAGCGTGGCCGATCTGGCAGGGCGCCGGGTGGATTCTTCTGACATTCATGGTGTTCTACATGGGGATGGCAGTGAGTGTGGGACGCTGAATCTCCTGCGGCTCCGCCGCAGTGGCACGAAAAAGTGCGTTGGAATGCACTTAACCGTGCCACTGGCGGCGGAGCCGCTGTGCTCATGAATGCTGTTCGTGCTTTAGACCGTTCGTCCCTTCGAGTAGCCGTCGCCCCTACAGATCCAAGATCTGGTGTCCTGAAAGAGAACACGATCGAGAAATGTCATGTGCTTGTCGTAGGTAGCGGACTGCGAGTTCCAAGTAACGCTGCCATCTGACGAGTCGGCGAGTCGATTGGTCTGGCATTCTCAGCACTCCTCCCGCTCCTTCTCGTGTGCCGATTCAGTGTTCGGTTCGGCGATCGATTCCTTGAGTGGCAAGCAGGTCCTCGTGCAGTTGGAACCAGACCTTGTGGCAGGAGTCGACGTCGGTCTTGTCTACCCAGTCGCGATGCCCATGGTGTGCTCGTTGAAGTGCTGTGCAGAAACGAATGTCATAGCCGCGGAAGCGGTTCAACACACCGGTAAGTCGACCGACGATCGGGACGAGCGCGGCATACAGATCGGAAAGCTCGTCGAGGATACGGTCGTCCCAGTCCGCGTCGCGGTGGTCGGTCGATCGCAGCGCACCGTCCGCGGTGGGCCCGAGCTGCCAGTCCGTGCAGGCTCGTACAAGTCTTGCGTTCAGAGGCAAGAAGGCCTTGTACGACGCCCCTATCTCGTCATCGGGGTCGGCGACCTTGCGTTCGTCGGCGAGGCGACGTTCGTTCTCCAGCCGACCTTCGTCGGTCAACGACCACCCGGCAAGCCCGTCAAAATCGAGGTACTGCAGCCATCCGCTGCCTGCGCCTTCGAGAAGAATCCGTGTCGTGTCCTGGGGGTCGAGATCGTAGAACCCGGCAGTCGCTGCTGCGTCGGCGAATCCCAGTAGCCGAACGGCGTGTAGGACCAGCAAATCTGTACTCGACTGCAGAGTCATGGCTTGTCGGTTCCTTTGGCGGCAAGCCGCTCGTAGTGTTGTTGACATGCTTGTCTGGATCGGAAGCCCATCGCGTCGGCGATCTGAGTCCAGGTAAGCCCAGCCGAACGTGCCACGAACAGCAGGCCCGCTTCGACGGCGTCGATTTCCGCCCGAGCTGCAGGCATCAGAGCAAGGGCACTGAGCAGTTCCTCGTCACCCAGTTCCGCTGACTTCCACATCGCGAAGTGCACGAAATCGACATCCGAGATCGGAATGGGTGCAGGGCGCCATGGGCGAGCGTCGATTGCATGGGCACCAGCGGCGAGAAGCTGTTGATGCGCGTGCCGCTCGCGGTCCATCTGATTCTCTTCGCCATTCGGCGCCTGGTTCGGGTTGTGCTTGCCTTTCACTCGACCATCATGGCAACATCGCCACAGTGATGTCAACAAAATGTTGAGGAAATGAAGTGATCACACCACTGATAGACGCGGTGTCGCCAACCTGCGGAGCCAAAGCTGCGACGCTCGCGATGCTTATGCGACAGGGAATTCCGGTGCCGGACGGGTTCGTCGTCCATCATGATCACGAGCCGCTTCTCGATGCAGTCGTGGGGTACCTCGCCGCGCTCGGTAGTCCGGTCGTGGCAGTGCGGTCCTCTGCCTCGAATGAGGACGGCGCTGAAAGCTCGGCTGCAGGCCAGTACGACAGCTTCCTCGGTGTGCACGGCAATCATGCTGTAGTGGAGGCGATTCGAGCTTGTCGAGGATCGCTCGGATCGGCACGGGCGGCAAGCTATTGGAACCACTCATCTGCACCGGATGCTGAAATGGCAGTCCTGGTACAACGTTTGATCGATGCAGAAGCGGCGGGAGTGATGTTCACGCCTGTGCACCCGAATGAGAGCATCAGGATCGAGGCCTCGTGGGGGCTTGGATCCAGCGTCGTGGACGGAGCTGTCACGCCTGACACATATGTGATCGCGCCGAATGGTGCTATCACGCGATCGATCGGTGGCAAAGCGACGCGAACCGACAGTCGCGGCGGGAAGCTTTCGACCACATCTGTTGCTTCGGAGGAACAGCTGATTCCGGCGCTCAGTGAGAGCGCCGCAGCCGAGCTCGGGGCACTTGGAATCGCGGTCGCGAATGTGCTCGG is part of the Rhodococcus sovatensis genome and encodes:
- a CDS encoding PEP/pyruvate-binding domain-containing protein, yielding MITPLIDAVSPTCGAKAATLAMLMRQGIPVPDGFVVHHDHEPLLDAVVGYLAALGSPVVAVRSSASNEDGAESSAAGQYDSFLGVHGNHAVVEAIRACRGSLGSARAASYWNHSSAPDAEMAVLVQRLIDAEAAGVMFTPVHPNESIRIEASWGLGSSVVDGAVTPDTYVIAPNGAITRSIGGKATRTDSRGGKLSTTSVASEEQLIPALSESAAAELGALGIAVANVLGCAQDIEWAVDDDGKMWILQARPITAALPPLRASAFGAERPGLVGTPGSAGIATGTPRILHGPSDFSRVRPGDILVCSFTDPAWTPLFRIAAGVITETGGALSHAAIVAREHGIPAILGVADATSRLRDADSITIDGFTGHIAITSR